In one window of Tellurirhabdus rosea DNA:
- a CDS encoding NUDIX hydrolase, whose product MILFIDDRPIRLAGPKAGSRHEDVAEHDHIFDARLEAIRPEILRGHVMILNVTPAVIEKLINLFNNTSLLDLLSVTLICVDKKAVEERLKSLFKVVKAAGGVVTKDGKTLLMFRRGKWDLPKGKLDEGEKSREAAAREVEEETGVVGKVGERLCTTWHTYRQNGNRYLKRTKWYAMTCVDDSRMAPQAEEDIERLEWVDRRTAQTLLANSFSSIRYVMDAASDYSVL is encoded by the coding sequence ATGATTCTATTCATCGATGACCGGCCTATCCGTCTGGCGGGTCCCAAGGCAGGCAGTCGGCACGAAGACGTTGCCGAACACGACCATATTTTTGACGCCCGGCTGGAGGCCATTCGTCCCGAAATCCTGCGCGGTCACGTAATGATTCTGAACGTTACGCCTGCTGTTATTGAAAAACTGATCAATCTTTTCAACAACACGTCCCTGCTCGACCTACTGTCGGTCACGCTAATCTGCGTGGATAAAAAAGCCGTGGAGGAGCGCCTGAAAAGCCTTTTCAAGGTGGTGAAAGCCGCGGGCGGGGTGGTGACGAAAGACGGAAAAACGCTGCTGATGTTCCGCCGCGGCAAATGGGATCTGCCCAAAGGCAAACTGGATGAGGGCGAGAAATCGCGCGAAGCCGCCGCCCGCGAGGTCGAGGAAGAAACCGGCGTAGTCGGTAAGGTCGGCGAGCGCCTCTGCACTACCTGGCATACCTACCGCCAGAACGGCAACCGCTATCTGAAACGGACGAAATGGTACGCCATGACCTGCGTGGATGATTCGCGGATGGCCCCGCAGGCCGAAGAAGATATCGAGCGCCTGGAATGGGTGGACCGCCGTACGGCCCAGACGCTGCTGGCCAATTCGTTCAGTTCGATCCGGTACGTCATGGACGCCGCCAGCGACTATTCCGTCCTGTAA